One genomic segment of Mangifera indica cultivar Alphonso chromosome 6, CATAS_Mindica_2.1, whole genome shotgun sequence includes these proteins:
- the LOC123218292 gene encoding protein CURVATURE THYLAKOID 1C, chloroplastic — MASITANLPPPLLVKGRRTLFRTLQKVPFSPIKGRQSRVSVIVKATGESPDSSSSLTIVKSVQNVWDNSEDRLGLIGLGFAAIVGLWASVNLVTAIDKLPLLPNILELIGIFFSTWFVYRYLLFKPDREELSQIVNKSISNILGQ; from the exons ATGGCTTCCATTACAGCGAACCTGCCTCCACCATTGTTGGTTAAAGGTAGAAGAACCCTTTTCAGAACTCTTCAAAAGGTCCCATTTTCTCCAATTAAAG GGAGACAAAGCCGTGTTAGTGTTATTGTGAAAGCTACTGGTGAAAGCCCTGATTCTTCATCCTCACTTACTATTGTTAAGTCTGTGCAAAATGTT TGGGATAACTCTGAAGATAGACTGGGACTGATTGGTTTGGGGTTTGCAGCTATTGTGGGACTATGGGCATCAGTAAATCTTGTTACT GCCATTGACAAGTTGCCACTTCTCCCAAATATACTAGAACTAATCGGAATATTTTTTTCTACG TGGTTTGTATACCGCTATCTCTTGTTCAAACCTGATAG GGAAGAGCTTTCCCAAATCGTCAACAAGTCAATTTCCAATATCTTGGGCCAGTGA
- the LOC123218530 gene encoding pentatricopeptide repeat-containing protein At4g21065-like, with protein MFLHIKSLKPALIKTLFSYSSLASLLNNNNKCIPVFTCYNYHSQIIQRKTNANSQYFSPSSSKLPTKQTFQLPQYYVSILQSCIAHKALNPGKQLHARIFKLGFGFNLYLATKFVNLYSVCDSLRNAHVLFDRIPKRNLFLWNVLIRGYAWNGPYQVAIELYHRLIEYGLLPDNFTFPFVLKACSALSAVEEGRKIHEDAIRTNWETDVFVGAALIDMYAKCSCIERAREVFDKILVRDVVLWNSMIAAYAQNGKPDESLELCREMVLAGFSPSEATLVTAISASADTAALPQGRELHGFSWRHKFASNDKVKTALVDMYAKCGSVRVARNLFERLREKRVVSWNAMITGYAMHGHATEALELFEEMKNETRPDHITFVGVLSSCSHSGLLDEGRNYFESMVRDYHIDPTVQHYTCMVDLLGHSGLLDEAYNLIRQMRVIPDSGVWGALMNSCKIHGDVDLAELALEKLIELDPDDAGNYVILSNIYAQAGKWEGVARMRKLMLDRGVKKTIACSWIEVKNKTHAFLSGDTSHPNSDEIYEKLKWLEGRMKEAGYVPDTGSVFHDVENDEKTSMVCNHSERLAIAFGLISTPDRTRILITKNLKICEDCHIAIKFISTITEREIIVRDVNRYHHFRDGTCSCGDYW; from the coding sequence atgTTCCTCCATATTAAATCTCTTAAACCAGCCCTTATAAAAACTCTCTTCTCTTACTCTTCACTCGCCTCTCTtctcaacaacaacaacaaatgtaTACCTGTTTTCACTTGCTACAATTATCACTCACAGATTATTCAACGGAAAACTAATGCAAATTCACAATATTTTTCTCCCTCTTCATCAAAATTACCCACCAAACAGACTTTTCAATTACCTCAATATTATGTCTCTATTTTGCAGTCTTGCATAGCCCATAAAGCCCTAAATCCTGGTAAGCAGCTCCATGCCCGTATTTTTAAATTGGGTTTTGGATTTAACCTTTATTTAGCTACTAAATTTGTCAATCTTTATAGCGTTTGTGATTCTTTACGGAATGCACATGTGTTGTTTGATAGAATTCCGAAAAGAAATTTGTTTCTTTGGAATGTGCTCATTCGTGGGTACGCATGGAACGGGCCGTATCAGGTTGCAATTGAATTGTATCATAGATTGATTGAGTATGGTCTTCTGCCCGATAATTTTACTTTCCCCTTTGTGTTAAAAGCTTGTTCTGCGCTTTCGGCTGTTGAAGAGGGGAGGAAAATTCATGAAGATGCTATAAGAACTAACTGGGAAACGGATGTTTTCGTTGGGGCTGCACTTATTGACATGTATGCGAAGTGCAGTTGTATAGAAAGGGCTAGGGAAGTGTTTGATAAGATTTTAGTGAGGGATGTTGTGTTGTGGAACTCTATGATTGCTGCTTACGCACAGAATGGGAAACCTGATGAATCACTAGAGTTGTGTAGAGAGATGGTTTTGGCGGGTTTTAGCCCAAGTGAAGCAACTCTTGTGACTGCGATATCAGCTTCGGCTGATACTGCAGCACTTCCTCAGGGGAGGGAGCTTCATGGGTTTAGTTGGAGACACAAATTTGCATCCAATGATAAGGTGAAAACTGCATTGGTTgatatgtatgcaaaatgtggtTCCGTGAGGGTTGCCAGGAATTTGTTTGAGCGGCTTAGGGAGAAGAGGGTTGTTTCTTGGAATGCAATGATTACTGGGTATGCAATGCATGGCCATGCTACGGAGGCGCTAGAATTGTTTGAGGAGATGAAGAATGAAACTCGGCCTGACCACATTACTTTTGTGGGGGTTCTGTCATCTTGTAGCCATAGTGGTTTGTTAGACGAGGGAAGGAATTATTTTGAATCTATGGTGAGGGATTACCACATTGATCCAACGGTTCAACATTATACATGCATGGTTGATCTTCTTGGCCACTCAGGTCTATTGGATGAGGCTTATAATCTTATAAGGCAAATGAGAGTGATACCAGATTCTGGTGTGTGGGGTGCATTGATGAATTCATGCAAAATCCATGGAGATGTAGACTTGGCAGAACTAGCTTTGGAGAAACTGATTGAACTTGACCCAGATGATGCCGggaattatgttattttatcaaacatcTATGCTCAAGCAGGAAAGTGGGAAGGAGTTGCAAGGATGAGAAAGTTAATGCTTGATAGGGGAGTTAAGAAAACTATAGCTTGTAGCTGGAttgaagtgaaaaataaaactcatGCATTTCTTTCCGGAGATACGTCACATCCTAATAGTGATgagatatatgaaaaattaaagtgGTTAGAAGGACGGATGAAAGAAGCTGGCTATGTCCCAGATACTGGATCAGTTTTTCATGATGTCGAGAACGATGAGAAGACAAGCATGGTTTGCAATCACAGTGAAAGGTTAGCAATAGCATTTGGACTTATTAGCACACCGGATAGAACCAGGATTTTGATAACCAAGAACCTCAAGATTTGTGAAGACTGTCATATTGCAATCAAGTTCATCTCAACTATTACGGAAAGGGAAATAATTGTCAGAGACGTCAATCGCTACCATCATTTTCGTGATGGAACGTGCTCTTGTGGTGATTATTGGTGA